Proteins encoded in a region of the Mixophyes fleayi isolate aMixFle1 chromosome 5, aMixFle1.hap1, whole genome shotgun sequence genome:
- the ZHX1 gene encoding zinc fingers and homeoboxes protein 1, whose translation MASKRKTKTPCMVLAREHDPDTEMNSDVEESSPPLTPVEKPVPETTAPESTSSEDGDALEHNDSDNQQSKTVEGGYECKYCSFQTPDLNMFTFHVDSEHPNVVLNSSYFCVECNFLTKRYDSLNEHNMKYHPGEDNFKLTMVKRNNQSIFEQTVNDLTFDGSFVQEENQEQSESNSPGISISKTPIMKIMKEKSEKKRITVSQNAVEDGVEEKDLKIETEPNVKPQEEPEVKPAPVVPEPVKTTNITVVTSAQELPCTVTPATVLQSGLAQVITTVQAQQNCNILSKVLIPINSIPTYNAALDSNPLLLSNYNKFPYPTVSEITLLAVQTKCTEEQIKIWFSAQRLKHGVSWTPEEVEDARRKQFNGTVHTVPQTITVFPAHISSAANGLPSILQTCQIVGQPSLVLTQVTGTNALPVTTPIALTVAGVPTNAHLQLSQLPQTQMVSQTKRVAAVPSPQLPKQESTMIVDALGMRSKKTKEQLTALKMSYLRNQFPHNSEIERLMRLTGLTKGEIKKWFSDTRYNQRNSKGSHGIHFTSDPSGTIIIDSSDETTESPTSVITTPQRRQSWNPFPDFTPQKFKEKTVEQIQALEGSFLKNIIPSDEELNKLRVLTKLTRREIDAWFAEKRRSTGVKEEPVDFNEGNVEQGIKEDLDGKSGAALAGKIGKKTPDQLHQLKSAFVRTQWPTPPEYDKLAEETGLARSDIVGWFGDTRYAAKNHHLKWFYQYQVNSNASPNVNGQSFSRKRGRGRPRGRGRGRPRGRPKGPRRTNSWERAPPPIKYKTGKALLKDYYLMHKFLNEEDLDELVAKSQMGYEQVREWFADRLQREDAGLDPFDEEEEDDDLLDDQDEEEENEETDDSDTWEPPKHVKRRLSKMED comes from the coding sequence ATGGCAAGTAAACGAAAAACAAAAACTCCTTGCATGGTGCTTGCAAGAGAGCATGACCCCGATACAGAAATGAACTCTGATGTTGAGGAAAGTTCACCACCGCTAACACCCGTGGAGAAGCCTGTACCGGAGACCACTGCACCAGAGAGCACATCCAGCGAAGACGGCGATGCACTAGAACATAACGATTCAGACAATCAGCAAAGTAAAACTGTAGAAGGTGGTTATGAATGTAAATATTGTTCGTTTCAAACTCCAGACTTAAATATGTTTACCTTTCATGTGGATTCTGAGCACCCCAATGTTGTATTAAATTCTTCCTATTTTTGTGTGGAGTGTAACTTTCTCACTAAACGGTATGATTCGCTTAATGAGCACAACATGAAGTATCATCCTGGAGAAGACAACTTTAAGTTAACCATGGTTAAGCGCAACAACCAGTCAATTTTCGAGCAAACTGTCAATGATTTAACTTTTGATGGGAGCTTTGTCCAAGAAGAAAATCAAGAACAGTCCGAGTCAAACTCACCTGGGATTTCAATCAGTAAAACCccaataatgaaaataatgaagGAGAAATCAGAGAAGAAGCGAATAACTGTATCACAAAATGCAGTTGAAGATGGAGTGGAGGAAAAAGACTTGAAAATAGAGACTGAGCCAAATGTGAAACCACAAGAAGAGCCAGAAGTCAAGCCGGCTCCAGTTGTTCCCGAACCtgtaaaaacaacaaatattacGGTTGTGACTAGCGCCCAGGAATTGCCGTGTACGGTTACACCCGCTACTGTCCTTCAGTCTGGACTGGCACAAGTTATTACAACTGTACAGGCACAGCAAAATTGCAACATCCTTTCAAAAGTCTTAATACCCATCAATAGCATTCCCACATACAATGCTGCATTGGATAGCAATCCTCTGTTGCTAAGTAACTACAACAAGTTTCCATACCCAACTGTTTCGGAGATAACCCTTCTTGCTGTACAAACTAAATGCACagaagaacaaataaaaatctgGTTCTCCGCCCAACGGCTAAAACATGGTGTTAGCTGGACACCTGAGGAAGTAGAGGATGCGAGAAGGAAACAATTTAATGGGACGGTCCACACAGTCCCTCAGACAATAACTGTTTTTCCAGCTCACATTTCTTCAGCTGCCAACGGCTTGCCTTCCATATTACAGACGTGCCAAATAGTTGGCCAGCCTAGCCTTGTGCTCACACAAGTTACAGGAACAAACGCCTTGCCGGTAACTACTCCAATAGCGTTGACTGTTGCCGGCGTCCCAACTAACGCACATCTGCAGCTGAGTCAGCTTCCACAAACCCAAATGGTGTCGCAAACAAAGAGAGTTGCTGCTGTTCCGAGTCCACAGCTCCCCAAGCAGGAATCTACCATGATAGTCGATGCTCTTGGTATGCGTTCCAAGAAAACCAAGGAGCAGTTGACGGCTTTGAAAATGAGCTATCTGAGGAACCAGTTTCCGCACAATAGTGAAATCGAACGACTGATGAGATTAACGGGTCTGACTAAAGGAGAAATCAAAAAATGGTTTAGCGATACGCGATATAACCAAAGAAATTCCAAGGGAAGTCATGGTATCCATTTCACCAGTGACCCTAGTGGAACTATAATTATTGATTCTAGTGATGAAACAACAGAATCTCCAACATCTGTTATAACAACACCGCAGCGTAGGCAAAGTTGGAACCCTTTCCCAGATTTCACACCACAGAAATTCAAAGAAAAGACAGTGGAACAGATACAAGCTCTTGAAGGGAGTTTTCTTAAAAACATTATACCATCGGATGAGGAATTAAACAAGTTAAGGGTTCTTACCAAACTGACAAGGCGAGAAATTGATGCTTGGTTTGCAGAGAAAAGACGTTCAACTGGAGTAAAGGAGGAACCTGTAGATTTTAATGAGGGCAATGTGGAACAAGGAATAAAGGAAGACTTGGATGGAAAATCTGGGGCAGCATTGGCTGGAAAAATTGGAAAAAAGACCCCAGATCAATTACACCAACTTAAAAGTGCATTTGTCCGTACACAGTGGCCAACACCACCTGAATATGACAAACTGGCAGAGGAGACTGGTCTTGCTAGAAGCGATATTGTTGGTTGGTTTGGCGATACCAGATATGCAGCTAAAAACCATCATTTGAAGTGGTTCTACCAATACCAAGTAAACAGCAATGCCAGCCCAAACGTTAATGGGCAGAGCTTTTCACGAAAGAGGGGCAGGGGGAGGCCCAGGGGTCGAGGACGGGGGAGACCAAGAGGACGTCCAAAAGGACCACGAAGAACAAATAGTTGGGAGAGGGCACCACCACCGATAAAATATAAGACTGGGAAAGCGTTACTGAAAGACTACTATTTAATGCACAAGTTTCTCAATGAGGAGGACCTGGATGAATTGGTTGCCAAATCTCAGATGGGATATGAGCAGGTTAGGGAATGGTTTGCTGACCGTCTTCAAAGAGAGGATGCCGGTTTGGACCCTTttgatgaagaggaggaggatgatgatctATTGGATGATCAGGATGAAGAGGAAGAAAATGAAGAAACTGATGATAGCGATACCTGGGAACCCCCAAAACATGTTAAACGGAGACTTTCAAAAATGGAAGATTGA